A stretch of the Fusarium musae strain F31 chromosome 2, whole genome shotgun sequence genome encodes the following:
- a CDS encoding hypothetical protein (EggNog:ENOG41) produces MSSQGGQDLVAAQPLEENEEDDDDSALGQDFASSTASLTSSILEYRKFQGRTFNSDKYETEYFAPNDERQKESIDISDFADQYPNAEVVGTDLSPIQPDWVPPNVRFELEDATSNWTWSNDTFDFVHMRYLIGAIADWGALFKEAFRCCKPGGFVESVEVNPTFFSDDGTASDVKAVQTWNKLFREASKAFGRSFCEIEGDAELLAAAGFVDLQVTDFKVPVGGWAKDSKLSQVGEFLRATMENDLEGK; encoded by the exons ATGTCTAGCCAAGGCGGCCAGGACCTCGTTGCAGCACAG CCTCTggaagagaatgaagaggatgacgatgactcgGCGCTAGGTCAAGACTT TGCAAGCTCGACTGCTTCCCTCACCTCAAGCATTCTCGAATACCGAAAGTTTCAGGGTCGGACCTTCAATAGTGACAAGTACGAGACTGAATATTTCGCACCAAATGATGAGAGGCAAAAGGAATCGATTGACATCTC CGACTTTGCCGACCAATATCCTAACGCCGAGGTCGTTGGAACAGATCTTTCCCCAATCCAACCCGATTGGGTACCACCAAATGTCCGATTTGAACTCGAGGACGCAACTAGTAACTGGACTTGGTCCAACGACACCTTTGACTTTGTTCATATGCGCTACTTGATTGGCGCTATTGCTGATTGGGGTGCGTTATTTAAAGAAGCGTTCCGCTGTTGCAAACCTGGAGGTTTCGTCGAATCTGTTGAGGTCAATCCAACCTTTTTCAGTGACGATGGAACAGCCAGCGATGTGAAGGCAGTGCAGACATGGAATAAGCTTTTCAGAGAGGCGAGTAAAGCGTTTGGTCGTAGCTTTTGCGAGATTGAAGGGGACGCAGAGCTTCTGGCTGCAGCTGGATTTGTAGACCTGCAAGTTACGGACTTTAAG GTCCCTGTCGGCGGATGGGCCAAGGACTCCAAGTTAAGTCAAGTCGGCGAGTTTCTTCGCGCAACGATGGAGAACGATCTTGAAGGTAAGTAA
- a CDS encoding hypothetical protein (EggNog:ENOG41): MEKVRKTFFDPLATSKGRIAELLHTLPVGSAHPFSPGGILLCRTKNGIEEIDISNYSQDYFFNSVDLGEMGEVLLRRMKGFREHLSVFDDFQIMQAPAATFKIPIVSGQITILAVSERTPTYYDFCFADNECNACCWLERTTFSGIKHSGDILNGQDLLDYVRIDSDTLTEKPICVFISGYTKTRITRFLGTNPALLVADNVDKILYIVPVPLDKATIGDATICCPLVIKRDEDSIICSILPKATTDRNMMCDSKKLISPCFPEAINSADFTITEPIPAVASEEKKTDTSDEVQSEAQVSDKRRAVLTTNASTLPSFLAASDAQVIRFSTGIEFLSSDANITQDESAVVLPCIFGSQLQGPMLLSTGSTPSNVPFKDEKALCAYYEQLESIAVVVDERMTDNARNLASGLRMNTLFIVQIKTKEKHETEEQISAVLSSANINAVTALAGPQSLIVANIGDKFYFYRGLANHNILDTTKLNFGADITDFITSNSVESLLAPKIPRLVNLSDANTIYLPYSAQVVRPQDLAGIFEGLSIAEINTMHDDITAAVPQLQTLLSQKDLQQLSKTLVDTLSAKIDKKMAPLRSEYIAFITANLRTDDQAILNKKNKMLGDIRKANKEVQTVLEPVITSLANMISVQTTSKRTHDMKRLMRQAQIQNNVEATKSMTFESLTGLLEKHAEEMGVMLLNIETVPYKEMLANLKGTTIDAKPCCALDDRILHLDGFDAGIIMEQSQSQHAGPLVSQAGPNHPILALPYLSQQRGIGSMLAWVCWDEFVNLKSPYTVRWMEKCNESHIAALRIMMRDTLSQAVASREYNFEAGSPEIGHLMSSLLMAAMSKLAAMRTSAPVVLDTAEDTVTRLMRGLFGNLMTIAGSGVRPLSMVWQMFGLNPQYDVPATEADWVWYENVVELYPYTGWPLNTFNDNLLKLLDKIIVRVITKNENVAEIKQSKAYDMVQFCKLRNIQLEHCRTITTVFERMLTTDGVDIAVVAGRLQQKVPSELEKQTKGYTRMMRYLDHLARGGARRPADDLVYGNVYTKRSAAFRDLKIAVALACQDKEWDVAKENCQAVLAMHEEIAAKWQIQPDQLKVQNIHYYHELIDADVSEDADQEVKNRTKKIVGRIMDDAEKRRIPWQVGNDAAKNNIEPLDEQFLEQVLTGTRPEAETKAVVEAAKEEIVQESFATYKSSLTPAFVSTMEKALSAEDVCAITKIPESAMRVFIKALSPEFEWDDLAQQFKIVVLSLLRERSGRVESRPAARMLRLR, translated from the exons ATGGAAAAGGTACGCAAGACGTTCTTCGACCCTTTGGCTACGTCAAAGGGTCGGATAGCGGAATTACTACATACTTTGCCTGTTGGCTCTGCACATCCTTTCAGCCCTGGGGGCATATTACTATGTCGAACCAAGAATGGTATCGAAGAGATCGATATCTCGAATTACAGCCAAGACTACTTTTTCAACTCTGTTGACTTGGGAGAGATGGGAGAGGTTTTACTAAGGCGGATGAAGGGGTTCAGAGAACATCTGA GCGTGTTTGATGACTTTCAGATCATGCAAGCCCCAGCAGCTACCTTCAAGATCCCCATAGTGTCAGGACAGATCACCATTTTGGCTGTCTCAGAACGTACTCCTACCTACTACGACTTCTGCTTCGCTGATAACGAATGCAATGCTTGTTGCTGGTTAGAACGAACGACCTTTTCTGGAATCAAGCACAGCGGCGATATTCTGAATGGCCAGGATCTTCTGGACTACGTGAGGATAGACAGTGATACACTGACGGAGAAGCCTATCTGTGTGTTCATCTCAGGGTATACCAAGACGCGAATCACGAGATTCTTAGGCACAAATCCTGCACTGCTTGTCGCTGATAATGTCGACAAA ATCCTGTATATCGTCCCTGTCCCCTTGGACAAGGCCACTATTGGCGATGCTACTATCTGCTGCCCTTTGGTCATCAAGCGTGATGAAGATTCCATCATCTGCTCTATCCTTCCCAAGGCGACAACAGATAGAAACATGATGTGTGACAGCAAGAAGCTAATCAGCCCTTGCTTCCCTGAAGCTATCAACAGCGCAGATTTCACTATCACTGAACCTATTCCTGCTGTAGCttcagaggagaagaagactgaCACGAGTGATGAGGTACAAAGCGAAGCACAGGTTTCGGATAAGAGACGCGCTGTATTAACCACCAACGCTTCAACCCTCCCTTCTTTCCTGGCCGCTTCTGACGCGCAGGTCATTCGCTTCAGCACTGGTATTGAGTTCTTATCCTCAGATGCGAACATCACCCAGGACGAGTCAGCCGTTGTTCTTCCCTGTATCTTCGGATCTCAACTCCAAGGACCTATGCTCCTCTCCACCGGCAGCACTCCTTCCAATGTTCCCTTCAAAGATGAGAAGGCTCTTTGCGCTTATTACGAGCAACTCGAGAGTATAGCTGTCGTCGTTGATGAGCGCATGACTGATAACGCGCGAAACTTGGCTTCTGGTCTTAGGATGAATACCTTGTTCATCGTGcagatcaagaccaaggagaagcatGAGACCGAAGAACAAATCTCAGCTGTGTTGAGTTCGGCGAATATCAATGCTGTAACGGCCCTTGCTGGACCTCAGTCTTTGATCGTGGCCAATATCGGTGATAAGTTTTACTTCTATCGGGGTTTGGCGAATCACAACATCTTGGATACGACAAAGCTAAACTTTGGAGCGGATATCACCGATTTCATCACCTCGAACAGCGTAGAATCGCTATTGGCTCCAAAGATTCCTCGACTAGTCAATCTCAGTGACGCCAACACTATTTATCTTCCCTACTCAGCCCAAGTCGTTCGTCCTCAAGACTTAGCCGGTATCTTTGAGGGTCTCAGCATCGCCGAGATCAACACCATGCACGACGACATCACCGCCGCAGTTCCCCAGCTCCAAACCCTCCTCAGCCAAAAGGATCTCCAGCAACTCTCCAAGACCCTGGTCGACACGCTCTCCGCCAAGATCGACAAGAAAATGGCTCCTCTGCGAAGCGAGTACATAGCCTTCATCACCGCCAACCTCCGCACCGATGATCAGGCCATTCTCAataagaagaacaagatgcTCGGTGATATAAGAAAGGCTAACAAGGAGGTTCAGACTGTTCTTGAGCCTGTGATTACTAGTCTTGCGAATATGATCTCTGTTCAGACGACGTCGAAGAGAACGCATGATATGAAGAGACTTATGAGACAGGCGCAGATCCAGAATAATGTTGAGGCGACCAAGTCGATGACTTTTGAGAGTTTGACGGGGTTGTTGGAGAAGCATGCTGAGGAGATGggtgtgatgttgttgaacaTTGAGACGGTGCCTTATAAGGAGATGCTGGCGAATTTGAAGGGCACTACCATTGATGCCAA GCCCTGCTGTGCACTTGATGATCGAATTCTCCATCTCGACGGCTTCGACGCCGGTATCATCATGGAACAGTCCCAAAGCCAACACGCCGGCCCTCTCGTCAGCCAAGCCGGTCCCAACCATCCCATCCTCGCGCTTCCCTACCTCAGCCAACAGCGCGGCATCGGCTCAATGCTGGCATGGGTATGCTGGGACGAGttcgtcaacctcaagagTCCATACACAGTTCGCTGGATGGAGAAGTGCAATGAATCCCACATCGCTGCGCTACGAATCATGATGAGAGATACACTCAGTCAAGCAGTTGCGTCGCGGGAGTATAACTTTGAAGCGGGAAGTCCTGAGATCGGCCATTTAATGAGTTCGCTTCTTATGGCGGCTATGTCGAAGCTTGcggcgatgaggacgagtGCTCCTGTCGTGTTGGATACGGCGGAGGATACGGTtacgaggttgatgagaggtCTTTTTGGTAATCTTATGACGATTGCGGGGTCGGGTGTGAGGCCTTTGAGTATGGTCTGGCAGATGTTTGGGCTGAATCCTCAGTATGACGTTCCTGCCACGGAAGCCGATTGGGTTTGGTACGAGAACGTCGTCGAGCTGTATCCCTACACTGGCTGGCCTTTGAACACGTTCAACGacaatcttctcaagcttcttgacaagattaTTGTGCGggtcatcaccaagaacgAGAACGTCGCGGAGATCAAGCAGAGCAAGGCTTATGATATGGTGCAGTTCTGCAAGCTGCGGAACATCCAGCTTGAGCACTGCCGGACTATCACCACAGTCTTTGAGCGAATGCTCACCACAGATGGTGTAGACATCGCAGTTGTGGCGGGACGACTTCAGCAGAAAGTTCCAAGtgaacttgagaagcagaCCAAGGGCTACACGAGAATGATGCGGTATCTAGACCATCTCGCCAGAGGCGGCGCACGACGTCCTGCAGATGATCTTGTCTACGGCAACGTATACACCAAGCGCTCAGCTGCCTTCAGGGATCTCAAGATCGCAGTCGCGCTAGCATGTCAAGACAAAGAGTGGGATGTCGCAAAGGAGAACTGCCAGGCTGTTCTTGCGATGCATGAAGAAATTGCTGCCAAGTGGCAGATTCAGCCTGACCAGCTAAAGGTGCAGAACATCCACTACTACCACGAACTCATCGACGCAGATGTCTCCGAAGATGCAGATCAAGAAGTAAAGAACCGCACGAAAAAGATCGTCGGGCGCATCATGGACGATGCAGAGAAGCGGCGCATCCCATGGCAAGTTGGCAACGACGCAGCCAAGAACAACATTGAACCTCTTGACGAGCAGTTCCTCGAGCAAGTCCTCACCGGAACACGTCCTGAAGCTGAGACCAAGGCTGTAGTCGAAGCCGCCAAGGAGGAAATTGTCCAAGAGAGCTTTGCTACTTACAAGAGCTCTTTAACTCCTGCGTTTGTTTCGACGATGGAGAAGGCTCTTTCGGCAGAGGATGTCTGCGCGATAACCAAGATTCCTGAGTCTGCGATGAGAGTGTTTATTAAGGCACTTAGTCCTGAGTTTGAGTGGGATGATTTGGCACAGCAGTTTAAGATTGTGGTATTGAGTTTGTTGCGGGAACGCTCGGGGCGGGTAGAGAGTAGACCTGCTGCTAGGATGTTGAGGTTACGATGA
- a CDS encoding hypothetical protein (EggNog:ENOG41), whose translation MTSTDRVPIPGEARLILAESATDASRFVLQPTPSRDPNEPLNWPTWRKLFNFGLSIAVTVAAFTNLSIQTVFWQQMTVDMGVSIQQLTNAQSAQLAGLAMGCLFFIPFAIKYGRRSSYIISTAVLAGVSWWTARMQSYPELIITMIITGLGGAINETAVQMTISDLFFVHHRGSANAVYFTAVMVGSFLTPMAAGTQAANQGWRWSYYTLSICITTLFVVFIFAFEETKYIPVSVGEVENDDAGSLHNPTVKDIDSKNKIGSELVTVGTHTDPTIPMNSYRQCMRLTTTTGESLPRLFMMPFHVITLPHVMFTALQFASGVCWLVIFMQIISIVFSAPPYNFTTAGIGYMALGPFVGNVFGSIFGGPLADWTVVRLARRNGGVYEPEMRLYPLVIPTFFMAGGIIMFGATAARGMHWIYPSLGGAFFAFGLGANGDITFTLIIDTYRELVAEAFIGIAFLRNVVSVGVTFAIVPWMTSMGLTNMFIISGCIAFAIGSLFVPMIIYGKKIRTALAPRYWKLVEKRSRI comes from the exons ATGACCTCCACCGATCGCGTCCCCATCCCGGGAGAGGCCCGCCTGATCTTGG CAGAGTCAGCTACCGACGCGTCGCGCTTCGTTCTCCAGCCAACGCCCTCCAGGGATCCCAATGAGCCTCTC AATTGGCCTACATGGCGAAAGCTCTTCAACTTTGGGCTGTCGATCGCCGTCACTGTCGCTGCCTTCACCAATCTCTCCATCCAGACTGTCTTTTGGCAGCAGATGACTGTTGACATGGGCGTCAGCATCCAGCAGTTGACCAATGCCCAATCCGCCCAGCTAGCTGGTCTGGCCATGGGTTGCTTGTTCTTCATCCCCTTCGCTATCAAGTATGGACGTCGCTCTTCGTACATCATCTCTACTGCTGTTCTTGCTGGTGTCTCGTGGTGGACGGCGAGAATGCAGAGTTATCCTGAGTTGATCATCACCATGATAATTACCGGCCTTGGTGGTGCTATCAACGAGACGGCTGTTCAGATGACT ATCTCTGACCTCTTCTTTGTTCATCATCGTGGATCTGCTAATGCTGTCTACTTCACCGCTGTCATGGTCGGTTCTTTTCTCACCCCCATGGCTGCTGGCACACAAGCTGCCAACCAAGGCTGGCGCTGGTCGTACTACACCTTGTCTATCTGCATCACCActctcttcgtcgtcttcatctttgccttTGAGGAGACAAAGTACATTCCCGTCTCGGTCGGCGAGGTAGAGAACGATGACGCTGGTTCTCTGCATAACCCCACCGTGAAAGACATCGactccaagaacaagatcggCAGTGAGCTTGTCACCGTTGGTACTCATACCGATCCTACCATCCCCATGAACTCGTACCGCCAGTGCATGCGCTTGACCACCACGACTGGCGAGTCTCTTCCTCGCTTGTTCATGATGCCTTTCCATGTCATCACCCTTCCCCACGTCATGTTCACTGCTCTGCAGTTTGCCTCTGGAGTCTGCTGGCTTGTCATCTTCATGCAAATCATCTCCATTGTCTTCTCAGCTCCTCCTTATAACTTCACTACCGCTGGTATTGGATACATGGCTCTTGGTCCATTTGTGGGCAACGTCTTTGGAAGTATCTTTGGAGGACCTCTTGCAGACTGGACTGTCGTTCGACTTGCACGACGCAATGGTGGTGTCTACGAGCCTGAGATGCGACTGTATCCTCTTGTCATTCCTACCTTTTTCATGGCTGGTGGAATCATCATGTTTGGCGCTACAGCTGCTCGC GGCATGCACTGGATCTATCCCTCCCTCGGTGGAGcattctttgcttttggaCTCGGTGCTAACGGCGACATCACCTTCACCCTCATCATCGATACTTATCGCGAGCTTGTCGCCGAAGCCTTCATAGGTATTGCTTTCTTGCGAAATGTCGTCTCCGTTGGTGTCACTTTTGCCATCGTTCCTTGGATGACATCTATGGGTCTGACCAACATGTTCATCATCAGTGGCTGCATTGCATTCGCGATTGGCTCCCTGTTTGTGCCGATGATTATCTACGGCAAAAAGATTCGCACTGCTTTGGCACCTCGCTATTGGAAGCTCGTCGAGAAGCGGTCGCGCATTTGA
- a CDS encoding hypothetical protein (EggNog:ENOG41), whose protein sequence is MPYLDLPANYTTFGTGGWVGLNGDDDRADFDRYDMRVQESIPVLMSVTNGNDSSESKLLCIAPDQVVPGSRKPESKLADQDVFTIASLYFLGTCLAQTSSSPEDCSPSDFTGKVDKRAIFFNASGTLSIEFKGAKDPWYISTAVTDERDETRTFDGAHSRQWIKGFISVPRYLVAEKSVGVCSFMFQGLNSSSENPDDADESCKGVISDACIKEFENSTLPIRTSGNCPSSRAFILSDECRKHLTSYQLDYWTYGGSVSTGETGSDDYDDFDSYDMRVQQTIPIFTVVSGGGISDRKLVCITPDKVVSGSRKPEMKLEGTEEDEDEESESEEGDENMGSRVGGWGAVFLSTVVMIFTLL, encoded by the exons ATGCCGTATCTCGACCTTCCAGCTAATTACACAACTTTCGGCACTGGGGGATGGGTAGGGCTtaatggtgatgatgaccgCGCGGATTTCGATCGTTATGATATGAGAGTTCAGGAGAGTATTCCTGTGTTGATGTCTGTAACAAATGGCAATGATAGTAGTGAAAGCAAGCTGCTGTGCATTGCTCCTGATCAGGTTGTACCAGGCAGTCGAAAACCTGAGTCGAAACTGGCGGATCAAGATG TATTCACTATTGCATCGTTATACTTTTTGGGAACATGCCTCGCCCAGACTTCCTCATCACCAGAAGACTGCAGCCCCAGCGACTTTACAGGTAAAGTCGACAAACGCGCCATCTTTTTCAACGCATCGGGCACCCTGTCTATTGAGTTCAAAGGAGCAAAAGATCCATGGTATATCAGCACTGCTGTGACCGACGAGCGCGACGAAACCCGCACGTTTGACGGCGCTCACTCCAGGCAGTGGATCAAGGGCTTCATAAGTGTTCCTCGATACCTTGTTGCTGAAAAGTCCGTCGGGGTCTGTTCATTTATGTTCCAAGGACTCAACAGCAGCTCTGAGAACCCAGATGATGCGGACGAGTCTTGTAAAGGCGTCATAAGCGACGCTTGTATCAAGGAATTTGAGAATTCGACTCTCCCGATACGCACTAGTGGAAATTGCCCGAGCTCCAGGGCTTTTATTCTCAGCGATGAATGCAGGAAGCACCTTACTTCATACCAACTAG ACTATTGGACGTATGGCGGTTCTGTCTCGACTGGGGAGACAGGCAGTGACGACTACGATGACTTTGACTCTTATGATATGAGAGTTCAGCAGACTATTCCAATTTTCACGGTGGTGTCGGGCGGTGGTATCAGTGACAGGAAGCTGGTGTGTATTACTCCTGATAAGGTTGTTTCGGGCAGTCGAAAACCCGAGATGAAACTGGAAGGaactgaggaagatgaagatgaagagagtgagagtgaggaaGGGGACGAGAACATGGGGTCGCGAGTTGGAGGCTGGGGTGCTGTTTTCCTCAGTACTGTCGTCATGATCTTCACTCTCCTGTAG
- a CDS encoding hypothetical protein (EggNog:ENOG41) gives MKAGNFFLSALSLAANLYTTKAADCGGYGVGSDSIGACTDRTGNYKDREIFCTTLVGQGNWKRTCQNGRNSGKCHFEYQGPGMPQQMCWDAYENIINQCFNHQNGGGYHYGTWSLNGHWFAIDRCSA, from the coding sequence ATGAAGGCAGGaaacttcttcctcagcgCCCTTAGCCTGGCAGCAAACCTCTACACAACCAAGGCTGCAGATTGCGGCGGCTATGGAGTAGGCAGCGACAGCATTGGAGCCTGCACTGACAGAACCGGAAACTACAAAGATCGCGAGATCTTCTGCACTACTCTAGTTGGACAGGGAAACTGGAAGCGAACCTGCCAGAACGGTCGTAACTCTGGCAAATGCCATTTCGAGTACCAAGGCCCAGGAATGCCCCAGCAGATGTGCTGGGACGCATATGAGAATATCATCAACCAATGTTTCAATCACCAGAACGGTGGAGGCTATCATTACGGCACCTGGAGCCTCAATGGCCATTGGTTTGCCATTGATAGGTGCAGTGCTTGA